The Paraburkholderia sp. SOS3 genome includes a region encoding these proteins:
- a CDS encoding lysophospholipid acyltransferase family protein encodes MRFLRSLLLFIFFIVFTAPYATACFIAFPFLRADGRYRMAAGWCKSVLVVLRGLNGVRYSVQGFENLPDGPAVLLSKHQSAWETLAFPALMPRPLCYVFKRELLYVPFFGWALGMLKMVHIDRKEGKHAFASVTRQGKRRLEEGAWVIMFPEGTRTPTGKQGKYKTGGARFAIAAGAPVVPIAHNAGRVWPRNSFIKYPGIVTVSIGKPIDTRGLTPDEVNMRVETWIEAEMRRIDPAAYGAGHNAPAAAQI; translated from the coding sequence ATGCGCTTTTTACGCTCCCTGCTGCTTTTCATCTTTTTCATCGTCTTCACGGCTCCGTACGCGACGGCCTGCTTCATCGCGTTTCCGTTCCTGCGCGCCGACGGCCGCTACCGGATGGCGGCCGGCTGGTGCAAATCCGTGCTCGTGGTGCTGCGCGGCCTCAATGGCGTGCGTTATAGCGTGCAGGGATTCGAGAACCTGCCCGATGGGCCGGCCGTGCTGCTGTCGAAGCATCAGTCGGCGTGGGAAACGCTCGCCTTCCCGGCGCTGATGCCGCGGCCGCTCTGCTATGTGTTCAAGCGCGAATTGCTCTATGTGCCGTTTTTCGGCTGGGCGCTCGGCATGCTGAAGATGGTGCACATCGACCGCAAGGAAGGCAAGCACGCGTTCGCGTCGGTCACGCGACAAGGCAAGCGGCGCCTGGAAGAAGGCGCATGGGTCATCATGTTTCCCGAAGGCACGCGCACGCCGACCGGCAAGCAAGGCAAGTACAAGACCGGCGGCGCGCGCTTCGCGATCGCGGCCGGCGCACCGGTCGTGCCGATCGCACACAACGCGGGCCGTGTGTGGCCGCGCAACTCGTTTATCAAATATCCGGGTATAGTCACGGTGTCGATCGGCAAGCCGATCGACACGCGCGGGCTCACGCCCGATGAAGTGAACATGCGCGTCGAAACATGGATCGAAGCCG